From the Hippocampus zosterae strain Florida chromosome 13, ASM2543408v3, whole genome shotgun sequence genome, the window GAGAACGAGAACTTTAAAATAGAGCACCACCCTGCAAAAATCACATCAGAATCAGCTTTCCTGGCCGAGTTAGTTTATCACATTTGGTGCTTGTTTTCGGCCACTCGTGTCACTTGGGTGCAATATGAAATCTagataaagaataaataaatgtaaagacTGTAAAAACATagaatgttcatgttttttgtcagtgaagtcaagtcatgcagtgatatatatatatataactgtaAAGAAAACGGTGGCAAAGTGAATCCGTTTCCATTTTCATAGCTCAGCAGAGGGAAacgactatttaaaaaaataactgaaatgATATAGTATTCAAAGTATGTTATCCTACCTTCACATCCAGGTGAACGGTGGTGTCGACAAAACTTTAAAAGATAACTGAATCAGTGATAAAAAATTAAACAGGAAATGTGACAGATGCTAGCTACTAATACATGAGTAAAAATCCCAGCGGCTAAAAGTTGGCCATATGTTCCATGTTTGATATTCACACGTACAGTACCTCTATGTAAGGGGCGTCCACAACCTACAAATTCCAGGGTGACATATGCGGAACATCAtcataaatcaaatcaaatatatatatctccccccccccaccccattcagAATATTATAGTAGCCATAAATTATAAACCTCGCTTACTACATATGAAAATCTGTTCATATTTCTTATTATGCGACAAAAATATTCACCTAGCATCACTGAAAACACCTTTTGTCATTCTGAGTGATGCGGTAGTTCGCAATGATGGGCTACAAATCACTACAGCTCATGATGTCATCATATctgaaaataatgaaacataGTGAATGTTCTTTGAACTTGTTCAAAATTTCCCtgcgacaagaaaaactgtttgcaacCATTGAAACTTCATCTGACGTATGTCTTTACGAATGTGTGCGACTTGAACGAACCCCGCtaaatcagcattcacttcctTCGCAAACAAGGCGCTGAGAGTAGGATACGGCAGATGGTTGGTGAAATACAACGTCTACCACTGTTTTGCATAATACATTTGTGATGGCAACAAATGCAGCCGCGATCTTGCGACACGTGATAACGTTACAAATGTAGCTCTGGGGCAGAGTACGAGCTGGTAAGAACTCAGCGAAAATTGAACATCGGGCCAACTTTTACTCGCTGTAAGAAGCATACGTGTTTTGTTGTGTAATACTGCTGTACTTTGTCACGATAGCAATAACTGTGTGGACAACAACAAATGCAGACTCGATATTCTACAAACGAGGCTGAAACTGATCTGGACAATTTTATcgtgttagtgttgttgttaCCTAGTTTTATCAGCCATTATCGATGGTTGAAGTAAAGTCCACAACTCGGGTCAATCCAGCCTCCACACGGAAAGACCAAGTCAAGGCAGTGGCCGGAATGGTTGTTCGAACTGTGCTTCACAGTACGAGTTTGGTCagtcaccttcaaaataaaacggcaACAAAATATACTGCGGTCGGGACAGCTGCACATATGCAGGCACAGTGGCGGtctggatttaaaataaattgcaaaATAATCTATTTTCAGGCAACCAGTCCACCGAGTGAGAAGGCAAACGGTCTCAGGATTGCACCCAGAAAAGCTCTGGAGTTCTAAAGTGAAGTTAATGTTAAATCCACCAAAAGAACTGTATCCCGATttcaaaaaaagattaaaatgtcTCCAATTGTTACCCCAAAACCAGGGCATTCATGGAGGACACTACACCACCCCGGGACTCCAACCATAGTACTGTACAGGAATTTACATTCATTTATGATGGTggatttcaaaatcaaaagccATTGAACTATCACCCCAGATTAATAATACAGTAGAATGAAAATTAACCTTTAGTTATCCACTAAACCACCCTGGGAGTCCAACCAAATTATTTTCATACAGATCTGacattgcatttaaaatgaaaacatctcTGAAATCTGTAATTCGATTATGACCTCAGATTTcccaaaatgattaaaaatgaacCTGTTGTTATTCCCCAACCACTTGGTACTGGGGGACTCTTGACCACCGCAGGACTCCCACAGAAATACTTTCATAGAAACCTGGTgttgcttttcaaaataaaactcttgTGATATATTCAATTTTGACAATAACCTTTGATTtaactcagaaaaaaaatcacgaaagGATATTTGGGACGTGGATGTGAAGTTGTGGCCCAAAAGCCAAGGTAATGGAATAATGCTCGTTTCTTGAACatggaaacatccatccatccatccattgcccgaaccgcttttcctcacgagggtcacaagTAACAGAAAATATTGCATAAGTAAAAGGATttaaaagaagagaaaacatAGTCTTTGTGAAGCACACTTTACATGTTCAAAAGGgaataggaagaagtaaaaaaggaTTTTATATTCCTACCTCTTTATATATTTTGACTTATTTTATATTAATAGTCATAGGATATTTAGACACAACTGCACCTAATTGTGTGTACATACTCTGTGCCGGTAGCATAATTATGCAAATGCAGTACAGTTTACAAACGTATAGTtgatttacagatttttttttgtactttgcatTTGAACCTCTTTTAAACAATTATTGATTTTTACCTGCgacccagtagtccagtggtccaTTTACATCTGCTATgccggggccgggtcgtggaGGCAGTAGCTTTCTCAGGGAAGCCCAATCATTTCCTCTGCCCAGACACTTCTTTCAACTCCTCCTGAGTTATCACAAGGCTTTTCCAGGCCAACCAAAACAGACTCTCCAGACGTCCTCCCTGAGCATCTGAGAAATCTTCAGTCTCTGGACTCCTTTAAAACCTTtttagggacagcagttactacagaggacagcttatcatgttatcaagttacagggtgcatgaaaggtttaaaaacagcctgaagacccccccccccaacacacacacacacttaggtcatcggtgtcaaatctggcctgccacaaaaacaaataaaagatctcaacttccatgatgcttgctaaaatctgtatcaaaatgtcaaattctcatatgcaATAAATATCTATATTTCAAGAATGTTCTTGTTAGCAAAGCCCTCAttgcagtaacttaaacaatagttgaagaaACTATATTacacttgacttctttatatggtttcagtcataacagccctctgaGGAAACTACAATGCGgccagtgacaaaaatgagtttgacagccttGACTTAGGCCTTTACAACCAACGGTTTTGTTCGGTCTGATCGTATGGTTTTGGTGTTTTTATTGACTTTGTCATTTTTAGCATTTTGTATCACTTTGAGATTTTGCTTCAATGAAAAGtgctttgtaaataaaatgtatttctattATTACCTTGAATAAGAGGTATGTTCTCCAAAGAAGACACATCCTATACAGGTAATAAAATGCAAGTTTTGAAACCAGTTTTTGAAAATTATAGCCTCTTGTAAGTATTAAACTGTCACATATTGTGCTGAACTTGGTGCAAAAATCCATTCAATAATGTGGCgcaataatttttatttaataattcTGATTCCCATTTATTAACAACAAAGAATGTTACAGGACAAGTAAGACTTTGAAACGTACTCtacaaaatttaaaatatatacatctaTTTGAACAACACACTCAACAAATAAAGATACAGATTGAAcacttgcaaaaaaatacatttgtatgatttttttttttttgttaatcatATATTTAGTGCTACTATGGCATTTGCATTCCACAGATGTGCAGGAGGATTTAGATCAAGGAGATCAAGGCACATAGCTGGCCACTCGAAAATagtcggatgttttttttttcaccccccattATTGGGTGTTTTTAACTGTTTGTATGGGTGCATTATACTGTTGAAAAACCTATGGTCAGCAGCTGAGTCCAAATTTCAATTCACAAGGCCTTATGGGTTGAGGTATCATTGCATCCtgtagagattaaaaaaataactgacaGTTGAAGAAAAAGCAGGGCCAGTACATAACCAAGCCCAGTAGTTATTTTCTTGGATCACTTCATTTAGAGTAAACACAGAGCTGTCACATGCCGAAAAGTTCCAGATTTGTCTCAtccatggaagaaaaaaaaaaatcaaacatttttctaGAAGCTCTTAGGCTTGTCAATTTACCTTTTGAAAAATTCCTGTCAAGTTACACTTTCAGTGATCattgtgtttttcttcctttaaTGGAAGGGTACCAACTATTTTGACGACATGTACAGACTCTTCACGCTTGTGCAAAGCACAAAAGGTTGTCAATAAAATCTTATCGAGTTTGtccattttaaacaaaattacCACAACTAGTCATTGATACTTAAACCTTactttgaaatgaataaaattgatATTGCATTACAATGATGTGGTTTGATGTGTGAATAAATAATCGTTCTCAACTCTAAAAATGGAATTTGGACTCTATTATCTacgacagtggttctcaactggTGGGTTGGGACCTTAAAGCGGGGCACGTACGCAAAATACGGAGTCATATTTTCaaaggcttttctttttttttaagaatgcatTTTCTTTATTACTCTTAACTTTTGTAGAAGTGGGTCAAGACTTGGCGATAAATACGGGTCGCAGGGTGACAACAGTTGAGAAGCACTAATCTCGTGTCAACTTGGTGCTGCTGGGTTGCTGCACTCAAGGCAATCACTTGCAGCAGGTTGCAGACTTGGTACTGCAGCATCCCCCTGTGTTTGAACTTGGACTCTGTTTCGGCAGCTGCACAGCAAACTGGAAAGGATCCTCTGCAAGTGCCTGTttgggtgagggggtggggtaaAGCAAAGACCACAATACAGTATCATATTACATGCTTCCAAAGTTTCATTCTAGACAATTTGAAGGAATATGGGAAAAGATATTTCAGATTTCTGTGACATCCTATTCTATATAATATAAAAAGATCTAATGAAACAAGTCTTTTAATGTCAGATTACTGGAGTTGTGAGGTTCTTGATCTCTTCTATCAGACCTGGGTCCCTgaataagtaccgtattttgaTTACAGTAAGTCCCCAGCGAGGGCCCGGGTCTGAAACGCACCGCCTGCCACTGTACTTTTAAGTTAGAAGTACTGTCACTGAAGTCACAATGCATATTTTAAGTTTGGAAATTGTAAAGAATATATATTTGGATGTGATTAATGGATAAGGGTTGAGATGAAAACATCCTGTGCCGTTTGtggcagaggcgattgctctaagactgtaAGGGAAGcacagcttcccctaaaatgtcaaaaaaataagtgtTCAAATATATGTGCGTACATACAAGTTCGACAATGGGCCTCTGAGGGTGTGTCCACAATTTCAAACACACCTCTGGTACCCACAGTAATTTAATATGTTTTCGCAGAAACTCATCATTGGTCGAGAACCATTTTGTAGTCAGAATTTCCCTCCGATGGCATTTGTGACTGCAAAATCATATAACAATAGTATTGAATATGCACAATATATTGATGGAAAACTGGTTTGGAAAATTAACAGTCAGGGAAAATAGTTAGTGCAACTGTGCAAATTATCTTAAAAAGATGGTTTGAAAGGTGAAAAAAACAGGTGATGTCTACTAAGTatttaaaagtgaagacaatttgcaaCTGTGGTGTAGATTTTAACAAGAAATCTAGTAGTAGACTGACGTGATTTGCTTTAGTGGGCCAGAAAATGCCACTGGcgggcgggccagatctggtcccagGCCTCAAGTTTGTCACCTGTGTTTCAAGTATTACTGACCTTCGGTTTGACTCCACAAGGTCCACAGGAGCCGCTTGGTGGCTGGAAAGTGAAGTCCTGTGCAAATCTGGAATGGGTCAGGATGGCGGCTAATTCACCATCTACCTCGACCACTTGATCAACCTGGCAGAAGCAAACATTCAGTTCAATAGTCCCTGGACTTGATCGGATTCTGCAGGAGCTTATACAGACCTTGAAGGTGTACTGACAGTCAAAGCGGAGAGAGTCCTCTGCGCCTGTAATGTTTCCATTATAAATGACGTTACATGGCTTTGGGCTGCCTTTCGGGATCTTAAAGAGACGGTATGTGGCAGAGACAAACTTGAAGTCCCCTGGAATgtaacaaaaaaagatgaaaacacgTTGGTTTGCGTTTTGTTTGTTCAAACTAATCTTGAGGGATAAACTGTATTGGATTCGGCTTTGACAAGATAAAATGACACAACATGCAATCGATGAAAGGAGGAAAGGAGCATCAAACccagaatggcttgcagttctTTGTTGTCAACAGTGACAATGCTGGCAGTAACGAGCCTCGGTGGACTGAATCCAACTTCCTCGGCCAATTGTAGGAGATCTTTGTACCACAGTGCGCCACCTATACACTCCCCTGCCATGAGATTTTCCACTGAGATGGCTGCAGCTTATATACGCGTATATCAGTATAACATCGCAATACGCACCCCACAggattttgtgctttttaatttCCTCAGGCAATCTTGCGTTGCTGTAGATGTCACTGAAGTAAAACTCACCACCATCCTAATCATCAGTACAGAAGGTACAGTGCATAGTTAACACAAATATTTGACTGCTTTAGACAAAGGGTGCAAAAATCTGGAAATTTACAGTGGAAATTTGTATAGTTGCCAAATGAAATAACAGCAGACCCTCGGATTTTCAGGGTTCAGCACCAACGGATTCgcacattaatatttttttaaattctatattttaagcttttttttgttgttgtttttttttggggtggggtggatgTTGCCCCTGGACCTACAACTCCCCTCACACGTGTTTTTCGAGGAAACCACATATTGAATTTTTAGCAGccttttttgaaaacatttttctgggttacattttttttctgtctccgaTGCAGTTCAATGGTCATCAATTATACACAGATTTTTGCAATTTGCAAGCCAGCCTGGTCCCTATTCATCGTGGGCGTCCACTGTATACGAAGAGAACATCACAACCTGGGACAATTTTCAATGGGGTGGCCAGGGTGACTACGTCTCACTGAGGGTTGGCCACATGCGTGTGTACACAGATTTTGAGGAAATGCTGTGGAATGGAGTTCTGGAGGAATGCATTAAGAACAGAAAGGGGTGAAAGAGTGTCCTTAAATCTGTGATGGGCacagttaagtcaagtcaagtcaacagtatttatcgagcactttcaaacagccatcgctgcatacaaagtgctgtacatggagcaatttaacatatacaataaacagtaagacaaatcggtaataaaggcggtagaaagcaccaaacagtaaaaccaaaaacaaatctaagtcatgctgagtcgaatgccaaagaaagtCAAGTTATCATCAGTTAAGATGATGAATAATGTGGGACAAGTACTTTGGTCAGTTAGAATGTAAAATGGTTCTTGTGTCCAACTTTAAATATCTCTGACAGTCTACAGTTACTCTTCCCATGGAATGCTTGAAAACTtcaattgagaaaaataaaaataatgttttcccATTTCAACAGTGAGTTAAGGTGTACCTTTAGCACCCTGTGGGCTTCAGCCAGGACTCGCTTCTTTTCTGGAGAAAGATTCACCACACAGTTGGAGCTAAGtgataaaaaaattgtgacaattagaagaaaaaaatttcCACAAATATGCAGTTTTACAATGTGAGAGGAGGAGACAAGAATTACAGCTTACATGATAACATCAAAAGAGTTACTTTCCAGACCCGCCTCTGTTAAGGCCTCAATGTAGC encodes:
- the LOC127613379 gene encoding arsenite methyltransferase-like — encoded protein: MADKTSFVDTIVHQDVKDYYGKRVQKTSDLKSNACVAPAQPYPNFILNALKKVHPDVTDRYYGCGLVVPECLEGCRILDLGCGSGRDCFMLSQLVGEAGHVTGIDMTEIQLEVARKHVDFHMKEFGYKKPNVTFVQGYIEALTEAGLESNSFDVIISNCVVNLSPEKKRVLAEAHRVLKDGGEFYFSDIYSNARLPEEIKKHKILWGECIGGALWYKDLLQLAEEVGFSPPRLVTASIVTVDNKELQAILGDFKFVSATYRLFKIPKGSPKPCNVIYNGNITGAEDSLRFDCQYTFKVDQVVEVDGELAAILTHSRFAQDFTFQPPSGSCGPCGVKPKALAEDPFQFAVQLPKQSPSSNTGGCCSTKSATCCK